gaaaaggcgtatgacagggtggataggggggcaatgtggcagatgttgcaagtgtatggtgtaggaggtaggttactgaaagcagtgaagagtttttacgaggatagtgaggctcaagttagagtatgtaggaaagagggaaattttttcccagtaaaagtaggccttagacaaggatgtgtgatgtcaccgtggttgtttaatatatttatagatggggttgtaagagaagtaaatgcgagggtcttggcaagaggcgtggagttaaaagataaagaatcacacacaaagtgggagttgtcacagctgctctttgctgatgacactgtgctcttgggagattctgaagagaagttgcagagattggtggatgaatttacaattaatccgttcctgacacccagaagtattaaaataaaaaattttttttacatgaaatatagatgtagtacataaacaatacaatgggacatgatgaatgaaacattaacagcataacacttacctttattggcgattcttcttagtgtatggaagactggaggaggagagagattggattagttactgtttggaaggggaatccccttccatcaacacctcaggtaccaagtccttttctggggttacatacttctcttctctgtttcttaatgccactaggaccagcttgagagtcactggagtcctgtctcgcaaaaaaagtgtccagagagctctgtttctggcatctctttaaaacttccctaaaatgggccaagactctgtcactgtacaagttgccgatatggcttgcaacatccttctcagggtgatgtttctccataaatctttccatcctaccccacatttcaaaaatctccttaatttctgaagaaggcaccttcttccatctctcttcctcctcctctgcagcaagattctgagctgcgatctgttgctgttcctgctgaagctcttgcagctcctcagtggttagctcttcgttgtggtcctccaccaactcttccacatcctccaaactcacatccaaccccatggaactccccaatgccacaatagatttcacaactgacataggctcatcagggtcagccacaaacccttcaaaatccctcttgtggacacaatctggccacaattttctccaagcaacaacagcttccttgatttcctttttctttgccacgatggaagatatggttgtatggggtttgttatacatcctggccagttcggccacacgtacgccactttcatattgttcaatgatgtttttcttaaattcaatcgtatttctcaccttctttaccaaaggcttggcactaggagctttctttggagccatggtagcttatttagcacttgcaagcactaatacagtggacccccgcataccgttggcatcacataacgttcaatccgcataccgctcgcttttatcgcaaaaattttgcctcgcataccgcccaaaaacccgctcaccgctcttcgtccgagacgcgtccaatgtgcgcctgagccagcctcacatgttccgccggtggcattgtttaccagccagcctccgcggtaacatccaagcatacaatcggaacatttcgtattattacagtgtttttggtgattttatctggaaaataagtgaccatgggccccaagaaagcttctagtgccaaccctacagcaataagggtgagaattactatagagatgaagaaaaagatcattgataagtatgaaagtggagtgcgtgtctccgagctggccaggttgtataataaaccccaatcaaccatcgctactattggtggtacagctgctgctgctgctgcgtgctgctgctgctgtaccacctgtcagtgctgctgctgctgtagcatcgtctgctgctgctgtagcatcgtcagctgctgctgtagcactgtctgctgctgctgctgctgtgcactgtcagctgctgctgctgctgtagcatcgtctgctgctgctgtagcatcgtctgctgctgctgtagcatcgtctgctgctgctgtagcactgtcagctgctgctgctgctgtagcacgtcgtctgctgctgctgctgctgtagcatcgtctgctgctgctgtagctgctgtgctgctgctgtcatgtctgctgctgctgctgctgctgtagcactgtctgctgctgctgctgctgtagcaccgttgttggtgtggcttattgagaataccaagaaacaattaaccccagaggatttgccacccaggataacccaaaaaagtcagtgtcatcgaagactgtctaacttatttccattggggtccttaatcttgtctcccaggatgcaacccacaccagtcgactaacacccaggtgaacagggaaaaatgcctggaactagtgctcatattggtgaatttaaagccagcaaaggttggtttgagagatttaagaatcgtagtggcatacacagtgtgataaggcctgttctggaagaaaatgccaaacaggacctacagtactcaggaggaaaaggcactcccaggacacagtgtctcatcagtcattgctgcatcttcaataaaggtaagtgtcatttattcttcatttagtagagtagtacatgcacaatatatattgtgcatgtactactctactattgtgcatgtatccttctctttgtgtgtaggaaaatgtatatttcatgtggtaaaattttttttttcatacttttgggtgtcttgcacggattaatttgatttccattatttcttatggggaaaattcattcgcataccgaacatttcgcataacaatgagacctcttgcacggattaaattcgctatgcgggggtccactgtcgCTATGCGGTCTTACGGgtccgtgtttgatgtatatatactcataaattctagcggcttcaaatcaagcaggagaaagctggtaggcccacatgtgagagaatgggtctgtgtggtcagtgtgcaccatataaaaaaaatcctggagcacgcagtgcataatgaggaaaaaaaaaactccaacctttttttttttttaattaaaatgccgactttgtggtctattttcgtatagtatttatggttgtattctcgttttcttggtctcatttgatagaatggaaaacatattatagaaatagaggtgattttgattgattttactataaaaagaacctggaaatggagctcaaagtaggggaaatgtttgatttttgccgatgttcaaaagtaaacaaatgatgtcattgtccaataaatgtccaactagccattctaatatgcagtcatgaatgggttgatgttatttatacaattattacagtattgcagtagtctgcataacagtaaatcttctattttttgtttgaataaaaattcaaaatagaaagcaagagtaatatcagaggggcctggagacatgactgatgaacaaagaaaatgttattttagagccaggaatgtctgcattgttcattctggaccttattttgaaattgtcatattttttaattttcgtgaaattggccaaattgcaaatttctgaccatgttattgggtagttgaaatcggtaaatgggcagtttcttgtactcaatcgatagaaaaaatggagttctaaagaaatagctatgagtttggtcgactggaacaatggaattagccgaaaatagggctcaaagtgggcgaaatcgccgatttgtaaatatcgctgaggttgctaactttgcgagagcgtaattccatcagttttccatgaaatttcgttttttttggagtcattacaatcgggaaaagattctctatcatttcataagaattttttttttttttttaaattttgcgacaccaggagacacctcaggattgggggttgcgacagtcaaggggttaatttgATAAGTAATTACTGTATTTGCTTTCAGTAACATACCCGGACCACAGCTATGTCATTTGCTTGTCCAACAAAAACATCCATGTCGTGAAAAGAAAGTTTGTTCCTCACGAACCTCTTAAAGTTTGAAGGATTCTTACAGTCTATAGCTCTATAGGAATTAATTTGAATTAAATATATATAGgtgaatttatttttattaaaaagcAATAAATCAGTTTAGTAAATAAAGTAATAAAAATAGAAGCTTTAAATGAATGGAGTCACTAATCATAAGCAGTGGGAAGCTATAATGTATTTAGTTTTTAAATGAAGCCTTCAATAACCCCAACACAAGTTTAGTTCTTTCTTTGAGTATGTACGTATATAATACATGTTCAGCTAAACAGATTTGCTAGTGAACGAGAATTGGGGGAATGGCTGTTCCCATAATCCATCCATTGTTTCActtatattttatttaagtttGACGTTAAGATTATTGTGATGTTCATGTTTTTTAAGTCTGTTACATCAGTTACTTAAATATACCTCTTTCGTAAACTTTTAATGTTTCATTGTAGTAATCCTCATAATGTTTAAATAAAATTACGTTATTAGTTTCAGTAATATCAGTTTATCGATATTCTCTACTGTAAAATGGAACAAATGAAACAAATTTGGTTGTGTGTATATCATATGTCATTCATATATGCTCCTGGCAAGAACCATGAATGAGATATTTCACCTCTATGGATACCAAAACAGTGTTCAAGGAAAGTGTGTATTTTGCCATTTTTAATATAATTCTCAACCAGGCTAAGGCAAATTGAGAATTGATGCACTTTGTGACTGAATGAATAAGCTTGAGGTGGGTTCTAGTTAGGTTGCTGCTGACCTGCTGTGCATGAGGAATTTGGTTGATTCTGACAATGGTAGCAGACTGGAGTCCAGAATTACATACAGTAGCACCAAACTGAAAGGGAGGCTTCCAACAGTTTTGCAGTAGTGAAAAGAAAAAGTCCAGAGACTATGTAGACCCCACCTTACCCAAGGATAATTTCAGGTCAGTCAGCCAAATTCCCGGGAACACCACAGGTAGTCTTACTGGGTACCTCGCTAGTAAGGCATCAAGACCAGGAACTTTGCTGTAAAAACAGATATAAGAGGATAGGTCTACCATGTGCAAGGTTCAGCAGTACCATAAattagaagtatttttttttaacattcatttcccactgaggcagggtgacccaaacagaAAGAAAAAATACTTTCCTCATCATTctacacttttaccatcactcatacataatcagtgtctttgcaaaggcgctcagatacaacagttccctccaaactgccaatattccaaaccccttctttaaccctttgagggttttcgtcgtactagtacgttttacgcgtaggggtttttgacgtactagtactcataaattctagcggcctcaaatctagtgggagaaagctggtaggccttcatatgaaagaatgggtctatgtggtcagtgtgcacagtctaaaaaaaatcctgcagcacacagtgcataatgagaaaaaaaaactttgaccatttttttttaataaatcagcgactttgcagtgtattttcgtatggtatttattgttgtattctagttttcttggtctcattttatagaatggaagacatattacagaaattgagatgattttgactggttttacaaagaaaggtgccttgaaattgagctcaaagtagcagaaatgttcgatttttaccaaacttcaaaagtaaacaaatcgtgccaagcgtgcaatacacgtcaactggtgagtctaatattctttcacaagtgcaccaataatatttataccattttttacactaatgcagtagtctgcataacagtaaatcttatattttttgtgaaaataaaaattcaaagtagaaagcaaaagaatataagaggggacttgagacatgactaatgactagaggaaatgtcattttagtgccaggaatgtctttcttgtttattctggaccctattccaaaattggcatcttttgaaatttgtgtgaaattggcaaaattgctaaattctgaccactgtactggatagttgaatttcataaatgagtggtttcttgcatccattcgatagaaaaaatggagttctagggaaatattcatgttttttgtcgactagtacagtgaaattggccgaaaatggggctcaaagtgggcaaaatcgccgatgcgtaaacatcgccgagaccactaactttgcgagagcataattccgtaagttttctatcaaatttcaaacttttggtgtctttatgatcgggaaaagattctctatcttttcataagagaaaataatttttttttttttttaaatttggccgaccctgagaacgagtttcggagagggcctgtcgaccctcaaagggttaaaatgcaggcattgtacttcccatttccaggactcaattctggctgactggtttccctgaatcctttcacaaaatattaccctgctcacactccaacagctcatcaggtcccaaaaaccattagtctccattcactcctatctaacacactcacacatgcttgctggaagtccaagcccctcacccacaaaacccacaaggatcattgAGCTACAAGCACATCAGGGAAAACAGTCTTCATTACTTGCATGGGAACAAATATGTGCATGTGCTCTCTTTTTTGAAGTACATACTGTGTTCTGGGTTACACACCCTGTACACTCTCGGAATGATGCCTCTTTGTTGGTCGGTCGGTTTGCAAGACACTTGATAAACACTTCCTCTCATAGGGGCTCTTGAACCAAGGAACTGAACCATTCATTCCCTTGaattgaacctgattacctcctgttTCCCAGATGCTATATGCTCCCCAGCAGGTTTAGTCCTCCCCATCAATGTAATAATGCTGTACTAATAATTATTTAAAAGACAGTTCACCTGTTTAAAGGTTTAACTGTCTTCTTACATTTGACTATTTAATATGGCCCACATAAACAGAAAGGTTGGGGACCACTGCTTTAGTGAATAATTTATGCTTATAGTAGTGATCAGGTAACAGTAcaacaggcactgtatgaccccctacaGAAAACAGGTATAATGTGTATGAAGTGCCCATGCATGCTCAAATTGTCACTAGAATTGACAAGATCAGGTCAAGCTTAAGAatgggaattattattataataaataagcagtaaacccacaagggtcatagtgCTAATTAAGAATGAGAAGTGGATAGActaaaatgattgctgtcatggaTATCATCACTGAAGTCCAATTGAATTTTAGTGCCATGGAAGAGAAGATAGAGATCCATACAGGAGAGACAGCAttgtatgatccttgtgggtttagcacttagtctTGATTAAAATATACAGGAGGCAGGCACTTTGACCACTATAGGTTTAACATTCCCTGAGTAGAATGTTtggccagtgtttttttttttttttctcaacaagtcggccgtctcccaccgaggcagggtgacccaaaaaaagaaagaaaatccccaaaaagaaaatactttcatcatcattcaacactttcacctcactcacacataatcactgtttttgcagaggtgctcagaacacaacagtttagaagcatatacgtataaagatacacaacatatccctccaaactgctaatatcccgaaacccctcctttagagtgcaggcattgtacttcccatttccaggactcaagtccggctatataaaaataactggtttccctgaatcccttcactaaatattaccctgctcacactccaacagatcgtcaggtcccaaataccattcgtctccattcactcctatcaaacacgctcatgcacgcctgctggaagtccaagcccctcgcccacaaaacctcccttaccccttccttccaaccttttcgaggacgacccctaccccgccttccttcccctacagatttaaatgctctccatgtcattctactttgatccattctctctaaatgaccaaaccacctcaacaacccctcttcagccctctgactaatacttttattaactccacaccttctcctaatttccacactccgaattttctgcataatatttacaccacacattgcccttagacaggacatctccactgcctccaaccgcctcctcactgctgcattcacaacccaagcttcacacccatataagagtgttggtactactatactttcatacattcccttctttgcctccatagataacgttttttgtctccacatatacctcaatgcaccactcgccttttttccctcatcaattctatgattaacctcatccttcataaatccatccgccgacacgtcaactcccaagtatctgaaaacattcacttcttccatactcctcctccccaatttgatatccaatttttctttatctaaatcatttgataccctcatcaccttactcttttctatgttcactttcaactttctacctttacacacactcccaaactcatccactaacctttgcaatttttctttagaatctcccataagcacagtatcatcagcagtatcatcattttgtatttgattccccataatttaatcccacccctctcccgaacaccctagcatttacttcttttacaaacccatctataaatatattaaacaaccatggtgacattacacgtccctgtctaagacctacttttactgggaagtagtctccctctcttctacacaccctaacctgagcctcactatcctcataaaaactctacatttagtaacttaccacctattccatagacttgcaacatctgccatattgctcccctatccactctatcatatgccttttctaaatccataaatgcaataaaaacttccctacctttatctaaatactaatGTCTCCCATTAACGAGATCAAGAGGGAGTTGGGGGATATTAAATTCAATCCAAGGAAAAGATAAAATTTGAACTAAAAGCCCTTTATTATCATCAAAACCAAGCActgaacccacaagggtcatacagactGAAGGTATATActacctggtcagccaggctgtggtttataTGCTGGGCtctgtgcagccagcagtaacaacctgattgatcaggtcgatccaccaggatgcctggtcaaggactggccTGGAGGAGCATTGACcctcagaacaccctccagggagATAGTAGTCTTCAGAAAAGATATAAATCTGCTTAGTTTAGTGAAACTTATTTACTAGCTTCTATTTTTATCCTTACCTTTAATCTTACATTTTTTAATAGCAGTTTGGCACTAAGAATACCACCCCCTAATGTTCTTTACTGTACACCATTTCTTGCCATCTAATTCGTCATTAACACAGTGTATAATAAGATATGGTTTAAATGAAGGGGTCAAAATAAAAGCATAAAAATTTATTGTAGAAATAAAAACTAtgaaaatatacaaaatatacaggACACTCTAACAATCACACATACTAGTGCACATTGCATCAATGCAGTAAGATTATAAAATGCTTAATATAAAAACTGAAATCACACATGgtacttgtacagtggacccccgcataacgatcacctccgaatgcgaccaattatgtaagtgtatttatgtaagtgcatttgtacgtgtatgtttgggggtctgaaatggactaatctacttcacaatattccttatgggaacaaattcggtcagtactggcacctgaacatacttctggagtgaaaaaatatcgttaaccgggggtccactgtattccttaCAAAATGAGAGAGATTCTTTTGCTAAAAATCTGCATCTAACGTGAAGCTACGCTGTTCTGTAGAGCTCATTACACCACATTTTTGATATTCTCCTACTCTCTTCTCAAAGAAATTAGTCTTTCCTTCTAAAGAGATGTTTTCCATGAAGTCAAATGGGTTATCTACCTTGTAAAGTTTCTCACAGCCTAACTCCAGAAGAAGGCGGTCAGCAACAAACTCTATATACTGGCGCATTAGTTCACAGTTCATGCCAATGAGATTTACTGGAAGGGCATCAGTTAGAAATTCTTGCTCAATTTTCACTGCATTGTCAATAATAGACTGTATATGTTTCTGGCCTGGCTTGTTCACCAAATGCTTAAACATTAAGCAAGCAAAATCAGTGTGTAAGCCCTCATCCCTGGAGATCAGCTCATTACTGAAAGTCAACCCTGGCATTAAACCACGCTTTTTGAGCCAAAAGATTGCAGCAAATGAGCCGCTGAAGAAAATACCTTCTACAGCTGCAAAAGCAATAATGCGTTCTGCATATGTAGCAGTGTCGTGGGCAATCCACCTTAGAGCCCATTCAGCTTTCTTCTTAACACATGGCAGAGTTTCAATAGCATTGAATAATCTGTTCTGTTCTTGTGAATCTTTTATGTACGTGTTAATGAGCAGGCTGTACATCTCACTATGAATATTTTCAATCGCAATTTGGAAACCATAGAAACACCTTGCTTCTGGTACTTGCACTTCTTGACAAAAACGTTCTACCAGGTTTTCATTAACGATACCATCAGAAGCAGCAAAAAAGGCAAGGACATGAGAAATGAAATGCCGTTCCTCATCCTTCAGCTTCTCCCAATCTCCAAGATCCTGAAATTTAAAGTTCAACATTATTTGTAATCATAAATATGCATTAATCTTTATCTCTATACCTTCTTTCCTCATTAAAAATGTGGGTCAGCTGTACTAGGTGCTACTATCTATACAACAGTTTGGTGAAATAAATAGAGAGTTGTTTTATTAATTACAAAACTTAGTTCTTAGCCGAGTATAATCTGCGTGCCTCTTTCATCCATTCGTAATTTTTGTGGTAAAACAAGCTTTTGTTAACAGTCCTTACTTTTTTTCTTAGCATTTCTATATCCTACCCTTTAATATCAAAATGTCTAGAGCTAAGGGAAATAATTGGCAAGAAAAAAGATACTGTACTATATAAGCACAGCTGAAGCCAAAGTAGGGACAGTACTATATACTGTATACTCATGtgggtgctaaacccataagggcagAATAGCACCTGTAATCAGCTTTGATATGGGCCAATAGGATAAAAGGCAGATTAAAAATATTAAAAGTAGACAAATTTTTAAATGATGATAAATTACACAAGACAAAAATATCAATGCATCCAACCCAATATTAAATAGAAAAAAGCTTTACAAGCTGAGGAACTGCATAATATACTAAAGGAAATATTCAAAAGTGACTATGAAGAACCAAAAAATCACTGTAATTAGGCAGTCTACTTCAATTACAGACTAGGTAGCCAATGAGACTGAAATGGTTAACAAATGGTTAaccaacttgactcacgaaatcataatgacacgcttgcaaacaaaccataccacgggcggggatagaacccgcgggttctatccccacccgtggtatggtctggTTAACCAACTCAATGTAATGACAGTTTAGTTTTTATGCATCAACATATATAGGCTCCTGGAGCATGTATCTTTTTTTCAAGACACGGGGGGGAGGAAAGGTTTTTATAAACAATACTAAGACATTGTATGAGGatagaaataagaacataagaaaggaggaacactgcagcaggcctgttggcccatactaggccggtccttcacaaatccatcccactaatagaatatttgccctcataagaacataagaaagaaggaacactgcaacaggcctgctggtcTATGCAAGGCAGCTTcaattctcccaccagcttaagccaatgccttgacctagtgaggtcagacacgtcacttaagggaggagcactgcatccgacctagtagcacaagctagtcaggtccaactcacacccactcgtgtatttatccaacctatttttaaaactacacagcatctataacggtactcgggagtttgttccactcacccacaactctattaccaaaccagtgttcctatatccttcctgaatctgaatttttccaatttaaagccattgctgcgagtcctgtctatgttagatattttcagcacgctatttacatcctctttattaattcccgttttccacttatacacctcaatcatatccccctaattctacgcctttctagagagtgcagaatcagggccctcagtctatcctcatggggaagatttctgatacatgggacacatgaaaaagaaaaaaattttagTGACAATACAAACCTGTCAAatggtatcttaaggaaacaaggAAAGAGTAGTTAATAACCAGGctaaaattaattaaaataaataGGGGAAACAGCAAGATAAACATACTTGTAAAATTATTGTATACTAACAGATGGGGTAATTTCAAAGACTTGAGCTGAGGGACATTATATAAAAGAAACTATGTAATCTAACTGAAGCCAAACTGGAAAACAAATCTTAAATGAGGTTGTATTTGAAGCTAATCTATGGAAAGAGtatgggataaaaaaaaaaaagtgacaatATTGATAAAAGCTACATCATCTTCAGAAATTAATTACAGAAACAAATAATGTTGAAATTACAGGTGATAGAAACCCAAAGTGAACATGCAAAACAAAAATACCAAAGCTGTGGTGAACTTATCACAGGAGATGGATTATATCCTTGTAGAAACAGAAAATGGCAGTTACACACAAGCATGAACAAATGTTGGCAGAGATGCCAGGGCaaacaagggagaaaattatATCCAAGGACATATACCAGGTAACATGCAACATGCCTTACTGAGGAAACCTTGATTCAGAAGGCTAGACAAGGTTAAGGTTATAAGAGATATGAAGGTTACGAAAAACCTGAAGAAAGGAAGTCAACATATGACAAGCACTTTGAAATGTGAGATTACTCTTGCACACatagcaaattaaaaaaaatatttatgccTAAGTAACTACCACCATTCCTTCAATTTATCATAGATGTTGACTactaaaaattaaattaaaatgtAGTATACAGGACTGACAAATATAGTATAACCTTACTTTGGACAAGTCCACCTCTTCAACAGTCCAGAAAGATGCCACAGCTTTCTTATACATTTTGAAGATGTCCTGATACTTAATGGGGAAGATGACAAAACGTCCTGGATTATCTCTCAGGAGGGGCTCTGCCTCCCTGTCCACTGCAATTACCTGTAAACAGTATTTATATAATATCTTGAGGTCTCTCATCTCCCCATGTGTTGTCAATTTGTGACAACATAGTAAAGAATATCAATGCACAGGAATCCCAACATTACACAAAAACCTCAGCAAACCCAATACATGGAACTGAGCAACAATGTGACAAGCAGGTGCAAAGACATGCAATACTGAACAAGCCTTAATTTGAAGACATTTTGTTCAGAAGTGAGTTTTATGAAGTCCTGAGCAAAACACTGTGCAAAATAAAGCTTATTCTACATTACGTATTTTCACACATTACAATGGAGTATGTGCATGGGTAAGAATATGCTCCAAGCACAAGGACAGTCCAAATTATTGTACCATGTTAAAACAATTTCACTTTAATGAATGTACTATAACACAAGGGAAGAATTTAATAGATTAATGCCAATTATGTACCATAGTTGGCATTAACCGATCAATTTAACGAACTTTTTAAATGGGGGATGAAATGTGCTACATCAAGTGATTCAGAAATAGAGGACAAAGTTTGTTGGTTACAGAACTGTTGGCTGTTACA
The Cherax quadricarinatus isolate ZL_2023a unplaced genomic scaffold, ASM3850222v1 Contig4026, whole genome shotgun sequence genome window above contains:
- the LOC138851009 gene encoding ribonucleoside-diphosphate reductase subunit M2 B-like — protein: MVLPRDRSRQQQMEVRAKFKELSSEAWPARLGKDVHLGAERLASRVSSFKMPANVLTERVNNVTLEDKENKVINQKVNKTALKEKTPKQTGKVIAVDREAEPLLRDNPGRFVIFPIKYQDIFKMYKKAVASFWTVEEVDLSKDLGDWEKLKDEERHFISHVLAFFAASDGIVNENLVERFCQEVQVPEARCFYGFQIAIENIHSEMYSLLINTYIKDSQEQNRLFNAIETLPCVKKKAEWALRWIAHDTATYAERIIAFAAVEGIFFSGSFAAIFWLKKRGLMPGLTFSNELISRDEGLHTDFACLMFKHLVNKPGQKHIQSIIDNAVKIEQEFLTDALPVNLIGMNCELMRQYIEFVADRLLLELGCEKLYKVDNPFDFMENISLEGKTNFFEKRVGEYQKCGVMSSTEQRSFTLDADF